Proteins from a single region of Acidovorax sp. NCPPB 3576:
- a CDS encoding non-ribosomal peptide synthetase has protein sequence MSTLTDLAESTFALSPEQRALLSMADADPRAAALTLEIHVRIDGPLEPQRLRAAVEAAVRPHGALSTALQAVPGYRGLRQQSLESAPSLDWRDADLRPSAAGSVPAAALSTLKNWLQGLTDPPMDPARAAVLRVGLARTADAQHTLVIAASALSVDQGSLVSLLDQIARAYGGEIDPDLEEPFQYAQFVEWRQDLEGGDDAQQGKAYWRRQVEGGDALPPPRLQALMAGPAAVPRQRLALRRTLAIDPALAAQVQVAADSAGAQVHTLLQAVWWLQLSRLTEESRFMAGWQHDCRDDYDVMQGGVGAFCKVLPVKVDIAPQAGFMDWLRRLQSMLDAHVQVQEFFPIDAPPLSSHQRWGFLARSAPARHGVGSAVWQVDAMPAPLPCFELVLDAQWSAGQTALLGLHAVEGRCTEAAAQALLMQFTTLLAAVVKQPEAPVNRLSLAGAQERAFLLSLNDAVLDVGTLTVGEHIARWAELTPDAPAIEAGSQRLTYRELESRVDRMAQALHTHGLAAGGLLAIELPRSIDLVVAMLAAWRVGAGYLPLEPDWPDARRQAVLAHAQPACVLRAQVADGAPFTQPSWREVGLADLQSTAQAAAGRSRAPQMQDLAYVLYTSGSTGQPKGVVIGQAQLLNYVACATQAMDLGSCRRWALTSSVVADLGNTALFGALFNGACLVVAEQNQVEDAQAFAAFMAQHQIDAIKMVPSHLEALLEHESPVLPRTLVLGGEATPGALLERIGRLAPQCRIYNHYGPTETTVGVMVHAHEPGALLDGATLPLTRVLANLRVHVLDEHLQVVPQGGRGMVFIGGAQLCRGYLHLEAGSDVFIDDPFVPGERLYRTGDLAWRLPGGGIRLAGRADHQIKIRGFRVEPAEVEAALLSHPHVAQATVFARPGEGGAPELVAFVVASGHAPPTSAALRDHVAARLPSAMVPARCVVLAQFPRLPNGKIDRVALESLAANEGVGTPSRPPRDALEHVLAEAMAQLLQRDAIGVDDDFFDLGAHSLLVIKLVARIRKLLQLEVAPGLVFDHPSISALAAALRQGEGDRAAQLEQRAQAQRAAGAAAVHAVPPGGEGENTPATVHA, from the coding sequence ATGTCCACCCTGACCGATCTCGCTGAATCCACCTTCGCGCTCAGCCCCGAGCAACGGGCCCTGTTGTCGATGGCCGATGCGGACCCTCGCGCGGCGGCACTGACCCTGGAAATCCACGTCCGCATCGACGGCCCTCTGGAGCCGCAGCGGCTGCGCGCAGCCGTGGAGGCTGCCGTGCGCCCGCACGGAGCGCTTTCTACGGCATTGCAGGCGGTGCCGGGTTATCGCGGGCTGCGCCAGCAATCGCTGGAATCGGCGCCCTCACTGGATTGGCGCGATGCCGATCTGCGTCCGTCGGCAGCCGGCAGTGTTCCGGCTGCGGCCCTTTCGACGCTGAAGAACTGGCTGCAAGGCTTGACCGACCCTCCGATGGACCCTGCGCGCGCGGCGGTACTGCGCGTGGGTTTGGCTCGCACGGCAGACGCGCAACACACGCTCGTGATCGCTGCCAGCGCGCTGTCCGTGGACCAGGGCAGTTTGGTGTCGCTGCTCGATCAGATTGCGCGCGCATATGGCGGCGAAATCGATCCCGATCTCGAAGAACCCTTTCAATATGCCCAGTTCGTGGAATGGCGGCAGGACCTGGAGGGCGGCGACGATGCGCAGCAAGGGAAGGCATATTGGCGCCGTCAGGTGGAGGGCGGCGATGCATTGCCGCCGCCGCGCCTGCAGGCCTTGATGGCCGGCCCTGCGGCGGTGCCGCGCCAGCGACTGGCACTGCGGCGCACGCTGGCCATCGATCCGGCGCTGGCGGCCCAGGTCCAGGTGGCCGCCGATTCGGCGGGCGCCCAGGTGCACACGCTATTGCAGGCCGTGTGGTGGCTGCAGCTCTCCCGCTTGACCGAGGAGAGCCGCTTCATGGCGGGATGGCAGCACGATTGCCGTGACGACTACGACGTCATGCAAGGCGGTGTAGGTGCGTTCTGCAAGGTGCTGCCAGTGAAGGTGGACATCGCCCCCCAAGCGGGGTTTATGGACTGGCTCCGACGGCTGCAAAGCATGCTCGATGCCCACGTGCAAGTGCAAGAGTTTTTCCCCATCGATGCACCGCCGCTGTCGTCACACCAGCGGTGGGGGTTCCTGGCCCGCAGCGCCCCCGCTCGCCATGGGGTGGGCAGCGCGGTCTGGCAGGTCGATGCCATGCCCGCGCCCCTGCCTTGTTTCGAGCTGGTGCTGGATGCGCAATGGTCTGCGGGACAGACGGCGCTGCTGGGCCTGCATGCTGTGGAAGGCCGCTGCACCGAGGCTGCCGCGCAGGCGCTGCTGATGCAGTTCACCACCCTGCTCGCCGCGGTGGTGAAGCAACCCGAGGCGCCGGTGAACCGCCTTTCCCTGGCCGGTGCGCAGGAACGCGCCTTTCTGCTGTCGCTGAACGATGCGGTGCTGGATGTCGGAACCCTCACGGTGGGAGAACACATCGCGCGATGGGCCGAGCTGACGCCGGACGCCCCCGCCATCGAGGCGGGCTCCCAGCGCCTCACCTACCGCGAACTCGAATCGCGTGTGGACCGCATGGCGCAGGCGCTGCACACCCATGGCTTGGCTGCGGGCGGATTGCTCGCGATCGAGCTGCCCCGATCGATCGACCTGGTGGTGGCCATGCTGGCGGCCTGGCGCGTGGGCGCTGGCTACCTGCCCCTGGAGCCCGACTGGCCGGACGCACGCCGCCAGGCCGTGCTGGCGCACGCCCAGCCGGCCTGCGTCCTGCGGGCACAAGTGGCCGACGGTGCCCCCTTCACGCAGCCTTCGTGGCGCGAAGTGGGGCTGGCCGATCTGCAATCCACAGCGCAGGCAGCGGCCGGCCGGAGCCGCGCGCCGCAAATGCAAGATCTCGCCTATGTGCTCTACACCTCCGGATCGACCGGGCAGCCCAAGGGCGTGGTGATCGGCCAGGCGCAGTTGCTCAACTATGTGGCCTGCGCCACGCAGGCGATGGACTTGGGGAGTTGCCGGCGTTGGGCATTGACCAGTTCGGTGGTGGCAGACCTGGGCAATACCGCTTTGTTCGGGGCGCTGTTCAACGGCGCCTGCCTGGTCGTTGCGGAACAAAACCAGGTCGAAGATGCGCAAGCCTTCGCGGCGTTCATGGCGCAGCACCAGATCGATGCGATCAAGATGGTCCCGTCGCACCTGGAGGCGCTGCTTGAACACGAATCTCCGGTGCTGCCGCGCACGCTGGTTCTCGGCGGCGAAGCGACGCCGGGTGCCCTGCTGGAGCGCATCGGGCGCCTGGCGCCGCAATGCCGCATCTACAACCATTACGGCCCGACCGAGACCACCGTGGGCGTGATGGTGCATGCCCATGAACCAGGCGCTCTTCTGGACGGGGCCACCTTGCCGCTCACCCGCGTGCTGGCCAACCTACGCGTCCATGTGCTCGACGAACACCTGCAGGTGGTTCCGCAGGGAGGGCGGGGCATGGTTTTCATCGGTGGGGCCCAACTGTGCCGCGGTTATCTGCACCTGGAGGCCGGCAGCGACGTGTTCATCGACGACCCCTTCGTGCCGGGCGAGCGCCTGTACCGCACCGGCGACCTGGCCTGGCGACTGCCGGGCGGCGGCATCCGCCTGGCGGGGCGGGCCGACCACCAGATCAAGATCCGGGGCTTTCGCGTCGAGCCCGCCGAAGTGGAGGCCGCGCTGCTGTCTCACCCGCACGTGGCGCAGGCCACGGTGTTCGCACGGCCGGGAGAAGGCGGTGCGCCGGAACTGGTGGCTTTTGTCGTAGCCAGCGGCCATGCACCGCCCACGTCGGCGGCATTGCGTGACCATGTGGCGGCCCGTTTGCCTTCGGCCATGGTGCCCGCGCGCTGCGTGGTGCTGGCGCAGTTCCCCCGGCTTCCGAACGGCAAGATCGACCGCGTCGCGCTGGAATCCCTGGCGGCCAATGAGGGCGTTGGCACCCCTTCACGGCCGCCCCGCGATGCCTTGGAGCACGTGCTGGCCGAAGCCATGGCCCAGCTGTTGCAGCGCGACGCCATCGGCGTGGATGACGACTTCTTCGACCTCGGCGCGCATTCGCTGCTGGTGATCAAGCTGGTGGCGCGCATCCGCAAGCTGCTGCAGCTGGAGGTCGCGCCAGGGCTGGTGTTCGACCACCCCAGCATCTCGGCGCTGGCCGCCGCGTTGCGGCAAGGCGAAGGGGATCGGGCGGCCCAGCTGGAGCAACGCGCCCAGGCCCAGCGCGCCGCTGGCGCGGCGGCCGTGCACGCAGTGCCGCCGGGGGGCGAAGGTGAAAACACCCCAGCAACGGTCCACGCATGA